The DNA segment GGCTCTAGACGCCGCCTGGTACGACTGGCGCACCTGCTTGACGGTGGTCCAGGCCTATGGCCGCAGCGTCAGAAGCCGCGACGACTTTGCCGTCACCTACGTGCTCGACGCCGAGTTCGGCAGTTTCCTCAAGCGACAGAGCAAGCGCTTGCCGGAGTGGTTTTTGGAGGCGGTGCAAGAGTAGGGGCCAAGGGAATGGCAGACGTTCATTTTGCCGTCAACGATCCGGATCTCGATGCCAGGGCAGTCAATGCGCTTTACGCCGCCGTCGGTTGGAACGCCGTGGGACAGCGGACGGTGGAGAAGACGCGTCAAATGCTCCAGATGTCGGCGTGTCATGTGACGGCTCGGACCGGGGGTGAACTGGTCGGCTTTGGTCGTATCCTCGCTGACCCGTACACGGCTCAACTCCTGGACCTCATGATCCACCCGGCTTTCCAAAGGCGGGGCGTCGCCTCGGGCATTTTGCAGAGGCTTCTTGCGTTTGCCGAAGGCAAATACCTGGGCGTCTACCTCATCGACGGAAGCGGCCTGGTAGGTTTTTATGA comes from the Deinococcota bacterium genome and includes:
- a CDS encoding GNAT family N-acetyltransferase, encoding MADVHFAVNDPDLDARAVNALYAAVGWNAVGQRTVEKTRQMLQMSACHVTARTGGELVGFGRILADPYTAQLLDLMIHPAFQRRGVASGILQRLLAFAEGKYLGVYLIDGSGLVGFYEHFGFEAANPVTDRLMYWSNL